In a single window of the Papaver somniferum cultivar HN1 chromosome 8, ASM357369v1, whole genome shotgun sequence genome:
- the LOC113306384 gene encoding protein GRAVITROPIC IN THE LIGHT 1-like, protein MLPTGSKETQLHDSHSQKVHPQPMEETMNQNPELTEALIAKLFTNISSLKSAYIQLQAAHTPYDADKIEAADKLVISELKNLSELKHTYRDNNPKPVSVSPQDSRLVAEIQEQQSLLKTYEVMVKKFQSQIQTKDSEIHQLQQRIQEANQKRVKLERKLKFRGVSAKESEDLEDGNGFFSVDLTPDLFTSLVESAFNAIHDFAKPLINMMKAAGWDLDAAAHSIEPTVIYAKRAHKKYAFESHICQRMFSGFQEESFSVKHDDVTISKESFFNQFLAMRKTDPLDILSQNPDSIFGKFCRSKYLAVFPLKMEASFFGNLDQRNYVLSGGHPRTPFYEAFLKLAKSIWLLHRMAYSFDPKARIFQVKRGSDFSEVYMESVVKNILMDENDENPKVGLMVMPGFYIGGSVIQSRVYLSGVKCAD, encoded by the coding sequence ATGCTACCGACAGGATCGAAAGAAACCCAACTCCATGACAGCCACAGCCAGAAAGTTCATCCTCAACCCATGGAAGAAACCATGAATCAGAACCCAGAACTAACAGAAGCGCTGATAGCTAAACTTTTCACTAACATTTCCTCTCTGAAATCAGCCTACATCCAGCTTCAAGCTGCACACACTCCTTATGACGCTGACAAGATTGAAGCTGCCGATAAACTAGTCATTTCGGAGCTAAAGAACCTCTCTGAACTTAAGCATACTTACAGAGACAATAACCCCAAGCCCGTTTCAGTTTCTCCTCAAGATTCTCGTCTAGTCGCAGAAATCCAAGAACAACAAAGCTTGTTGAAGACGTATGAGGTTATGGTGAAGAAATTCCAGTCTCAGATTCAGACTAAAGACTCTGAGATTCACCAGTTGCAACAGCGGATCCAGGAAGCAAACCAGAAGCGGGTGAAATTGGAAAGGAAACTCAAGTTCAGAGGTGTATCGGCCAAAGAATCAGAAGACTTGGAAGACGGAAACGGATTCTTCTCTGTGGATTTGACCCCAGATCTTTTTACATCTTTAGTAGAATCTGCTTTTAACGCTATCCATGATTTCGCTAAACCGTTGATCAACATGATGAAAGCTGCAGGCTGGGATCTGGATGCAGCAGCTCATTCGATTGAACCCACAGTCATTTATGCAAAGAGGGCTCATAAGAAATATGCATTTGAATCCCACATCTGTCAAAGAATGTTCAGTGGGTTTCAGGAAGAGAGCTTCTCAGTTAAACATGATGACGTTACGATCTCTAAAGAGAGTTTCTTCAATCAGTTCCTTGCCATGAGAAAAACGGATCCCTTGGACATCTTGAGCCAAAATCCAGACTCTATTTTTGGGAAATTCTGCAGAAGCAAGTACTTGGCTGTTTTCCCCCTAAAGATGGAGGCGTCGTTCTTCGGGAATTTGGATCAACGGAACTATGTTTTGAGTGGTGGACATCCTAGAACACCATTCTATGAAGCATTTCTGAAACTGGCAAAGTCGATCTGGCTTTTACACCGTATGGCTTACTCGTTCGATCCTAAAGCAAGAATTTTTCAAGTCAAGAGAGGAAGCGACTTCTCCGAAGTTTACATGGAAAGTGTGGTGAAGAACATTTTGATGGACGAGAATGATGAGAATCCAAAAGTTGGACTCATGGTTATGCCTGGTTTCTATATAGGAGGAAGTGTGATCCAGTCCCGTGTTTACCTCTCCGGAGTTAAATGCGCTGATTAG
- the LOC113305397 gene encoding peroxidase 5-like: MGSNNIITGLISLVLLSACCLSSVEAQLQVGFYQSTCSSAEFIISNEVFSAFQANNGIAAGLVRLHFHDCFVRGCDGSVLIDSTTGTAEKDSPANFPSLRGFEVVDTIKTALETACPGVVSCADILAFAARESSNRGIGYDVTAGRKDGTVSLASETIDLPPATFNVAQLTQNFANKGLTQEEIVTLSGTHTIGRCHFWFLLLEV; the protein is encoded by the exons ATGGGTTCAAACAATATAATCACTGGTCTTATTAGTTTGGTTTTACTATCTGCTTGTTGTCTAAGTAGTGTAGAAGCTCAACTTCAAGTTGGGTTCTACCAAAGCACTTGTTCTTCAGCTGAGTTTATTATTAGTAATGAAGTCTTCAGCGCTTTTCAGGCAAATAATGGTATTGCTGCAGGTTTAGTGAGACTCCATTTTCATGATTGTTTTGTTAGG GGGTGTGATGGCTCAGTTCTCATAGACTCGACGACAGGTACGGCCGAGAAAGACTCCCCTGCAAACTTCCCTAGTTTACGAGGTTTTGAAGTCGTGGACACTATAAAAACCGCACTCGAAACAGCATGCCCGGGTGTGGTTTCTTGTGCTGATATACTTGCATTTGCAGCAAGAGAGTCTTCTAATA GAGGAATAGGATACGATGTCACAGCAGGGAGAAAAGATGGCACTGTTTCATTAGCCTCAGAAACAATAGATTTGCCCCCTGCAACATTTAATGTGGCTCAACTTACTCAAAATTTTGCCAACAAGGGACTGACACAGGAAGAAATAGTGACACTGTCAGGCACTCATACAATTGGCCGATGTCATTTTTGGTTCTTACTTTTAGAGGTATAA
- the LOC113306385 gene encoding ycf20-like protein, producing MVMAAKFSALPVYPKTAIFLSPCCQRSRYSVLACLCKTSIDASWRFYPRLCFVHVALPSFIKTSKRISWSLRSSVDGGGLDTPPESNTNGETRLVKAIQFFRIKLSSRFNELKKGFPMKVLFFLVGFYCATAFATMIGQTGDWDILSAGLAMFVVEGIGALMYKSSFPLLNKIKSLITVFNYWKAGLSMGLFLDAFKYEMDSIFCPPDLFDFQTDIFPSFL from the exons ATGGTTATGGCTGCAAAGTTTTCAGCCTTACCTGTTTATCCAAAAACTGCAATATTTTTATCTCCCTGTTGCCAGAGATCAAGATATTCAGTTTTGGCCTGTCTTTGTAAGACTTCTATAGATGCTAGTTGGAGATTCTACCCTCGGCTTTGCTTCGTTCATGTGGCACTACCTTCTTTCATCAAAACCTCCAA GAGGATTTCCTGGTCTTTAAGGAGTAGTGTAGATGGGGGTGGATTGGATACTCCTCCTGAAAGTAACACCAACGGCGAGACTAGACTGGTTAAAGCTATCCAATTTTTTCGCATAAAACTGAGTTCAAGGTTTAACGAGTTGAAGAAAGGATTCCCGATGAAGGTACTCTTTTTCTTAGTGGGTTTTTACTGTGCAACCGCGTTTGCCACCATGATTGGGCAAACGGGAGACTGGGATATTTTATCTGCTGGTTTGGCTATGTTTGTGGTGGAGGGAATCGGTGCCCTCATGTATAAATCTTCCTTTCCTCTGCTCAACAAGATTAAGAGTCTGATCACAGTGTTTAACTATTGGAAGGCTGGGCTCTCAATGGGTCTTTTCTTGGATGCATTTAAGTATGAAATGGATAGTATATTTTGTCCACCTGACCTCTTTGATTTTCAAACAGACATCTTtccttcatttttgtga